The sequence below is a genomic window from Anaerolineales bacterium.
CGCGTCGTCACCTTCACCCTGGATCCGGAAACCTCGCGCCACCGCGGAAGCAAGGTGGACGGCATCCTGCAGATCGGTTTGGAGGAGATCGAACCGGAAGACATCGAGTTGATCGCCCAACTGCTGCCGCTGAACGAGGTCCAGGTCGGTTCGCTGCACATGCTGCGCCGAAAGCTCGGGAGAAAATGGATCGCGCGGCTCCTAAAGGAGGAGGCGGACGCGGACCTGCAGGAACTGGTGGCCAGCGAGCGCATCCTCCCCTCCACCCTCGGCGCGATCCAGCGCAAGTTCGAATTGTTCCGCCGGCTCGGGTTTTTGCAGGAGAAGGCGCCGGATAAGGATCCGGTGGAGGAGATCTTCGCCACGCTCGACCAGGGGATCAGCGTGGTGTTGGAGTTCGGCCGGCACGGGAACCGGCTGGAAGCCTATATGCTGGTGGCCAACTACCTCACCCGGCGGATCCACGAGCGCTACGTGGAGCGCAAGAACCGCGCCGCGGGCGGCGCCGCCGCCGAGCCGAAGCCGCTGGCGATCGTGATCGAGGAAGCCCACAAATTCCTCGACCCA
It includes:
- a CDS encoding ATP-binding protein, producing LLAGLIRSQIASCLIFDMHNDYGWAVRDEAGREFKGLRQLFDARVVTFTLDPETSRHRGSKVDGILQIGLEEIEPEDIELIAQLLPLNEVQVGSLHMLRRKLGRKWIARLLKEEADADLQELVASERILPSTLGAIQRKFELFRRLGFLQEKAPDKDPVEEIFATLDQGISVVLEFGRHGNRLEAYMLVANYLTRRIHERYVERKNRAAGGAAAEPKPLAIVIEEAHKFLDPALARFTIFGAIAREMRKYNVTLLVVDQRPSAIDEEVMSQIGTRVTCLLDNEADVKAVLSGVSGAGGLREVLARLDTRQQALILGHAVPMPVVVRTRDYDSKLYAELAGIQKKPKGLYPES